The following is a genomic window from Nitrospira sp..
CTCGACCAGACGGTCCGCAGACTGTTCTGCGGCCGCCTGGTGATGAGGTTTCACTTGTTGTTCCGTGACACTCATGCTGGGCTCCTTCTCGTGGTGGACGGTCTCAGATCTTGAATCCACCCACGATTCCCTGCAGTTCGACAGCCAGTTGACTCAGGTCCTGGCTGGCCTTGGCAGACTCATGAGCCCCCGACGAGGACTCTTTCGTGACCTTCGCCACCTGCTCGATGTCGCTCGCAATCTGCTGGGTAGCGACCGATTGCTCTTCCGACGCCACGGCAATCTGCCGGATCATGTCCGCGCTTTCCGAAACCATGCGTACGATCTGCGACAGGGCTTCGCCGGTCTTGTTGACCAGATCGACGCCCGCCGTGACTTTTTGCGTGCCCTGTTGCATCGAATCGACGGCCCCCCGCGTATCATGTTGGATTTGACGGATCATGTCGCCGATTTCCTTCGTGGCTTTGGTCGTCCGCTCGGCGAGCTTCCGTACCTCATCGGCCACGACTGCGAAACCCCGTCCCTGTTCACCGGCTCTGGCCGCTTCGATCGCCGCGTTCAAGGCCAGCAGGTTGGTTTGATCGGCAATGTCTTCGATCGTCCGGACGATTTCTCCGATCTGATCGGACGACTTACCGAGTTCGGAGATGATCGTCGCGGAGTTGGTGACGGCGTCGGACAATTGCTGCATTCCGGAAATGGTGCTGGACACCACAGTGCCGCCGTCTTGCGCCGTTTTAACCGTATCCTGTGCGAGGCTTGCGGCTTTGCCGGAGTTCTGCGCCACTTGACCGACGGTGGCGTTCATTTCTTCCACTGCGGCCGCGGTTTGTGACGCACGCGATGTCAGAGTGTCGGTCCCCTTTGAAATCTCTTCTGCGGTCGCAGACAGTTCGACCGACGCCGACGCCACTTTATCCGTAACATGCGCCACCTTCTTGATCATCTGCTGTAGTTTCTCGATGAACTCATTGAAGTAGCCGCCCATGTGCGCGATTTCATCGTTCCCCTCACAAGGCACCCGCTTGGTCAGGTCGCCCTCACCTTTGGCGATGTCCTTCGAGATTTCGCTCATCCTGGCCAACGGTTTCAACACGATGTTGCGCAGCAAGAAATAGGTGACCAGCATGATGATGACGACCATCCCCGCCATCAATCCGCCGGTCTGCCACATCGACCGGTTCGAAAGGGCGACGGCTTCCGCCATCGGAAGCGAGAGGCTCAACATGCCCAGCGTCTCGCCGACTTGATTGTTGGTATGGCAGCTCAGGCAGGCAGCGGACGAGGCCTTATCCACGACGGCTCGGCGAAAGGTCTGCACCCCGTTAACGTCGTCGCGTCGTGCATAACTTTCCGCCCCGGCCATGATGGCGCGGATCGCTTCATTCTCGAAATTGTCCTTGGGGGTATTCGCCGGATTCATCGGATTTTGGCTGACCAGGCGGACACTGTACATCCCCGTACGCGTGGCCTCCTCGCCCATTTCTCTGACCGCCGTCGCGGGGAAGGGAATGGCGTCTGGTACACCCGTATGGTCTTTGAGCACCTGGATCTCCCCGCCGGCTTTCGATTTCTTGACCTTCGCCACATAGTTCTGCGTGATATAGGCTCGTCCGATCATGATCTGTGTGCTGACGATGTTGCTGCGCCCTGCCAGCATCGTATCCATCTTGGCCTCTTCCTGCTGGTACAACAGAAAAAGACCGAGCATGATCACCAGAATGGACACCGCAGAAATCGACAGGACGAACTTCGGCCCGATGGTCATATTCTTCATCATAGTCCCCATAGCGCCTCCTACCCTCTCCTTTGTGAGCGATTGAGATGACGATCCCTGTCACACCATATTCATGATTTCGCCGATCACGTTGGGGAGCGAAACCACCTTTTCCGCACAGCCCGCTTCCACGACGGCTTTCGGCATGCCGTAGACGACGCAGGATGCCTCATCCTGCGCGATCGTCCGCCCGTTCGCCGCCTTGATCGCTTTCATGCCTTCCAACCCGTCATGTCCCATCCCCGTCAAGATCACACCGATACTGCGCTCGCCATACAACGTCGCCACCGACTTGAGCATGATGTCGACGGAGGGCGCGTGAGGATGGTGCTCCACGTTCGGTGCCAGCGAGACGACCGTGCTGGTGATGGTTTTCTTAGCGACACGTAACTGAACGCCTCCCGGCGCCACGAGCACGCGGCCCGGCCGCACCTCGTCGCCTTCGACCGCTTCGCGGACCTCGAGTGCGCAGAGATTGTTGAGACGATCGGCGAATGTTTTCGTGAACGATTTAGGCATGTGCTGCACGATGACGATTCCTGCCGGGCAATCCGCTGGGATCATCGGCATGATTTCGAATAGGGCCTGCGGGCCGCCTGTGGAACATCCGATGGCGATCAGTTTGGTGCCGCGGGTCACACTGACCGCGAAGCTGCTCAGCGCTTTGACCGGCGGGGCGCCGATCTTTGCAAGCCCGGTCATCGGAACTTTTTTCAACTTGCCGCCGATGTGTCTGGCGGTCAGCACTTTGGAGATCAATTGTGCTTGGATGTCGGCGATTTTCGAGGCGACGCCGTCCAGTTGTTTGGGAACGAAATCCACTGCTCCCCATTCCAGGGCTTGCAGGGTTTCTTGAGCGCCTTCGGTCGTGATGGAACTCACCATGACGACTGGCACGGGATGTTTCGCCATGATGTGCTGCAGAGCCTGCAGGCCCGTCATACCGGGCATCTCCACATCCATGGTGACGACGTCGGGCTTCAATTGCTGCACCTGCTGGATCGCCTCTTCGCCGTTGCGTGCGACTCCCACGACTTGAATCTGTTTGTCCCCTTCCAACATGCCGGTCAGGCTCTTCCGCATAAAGGCGGAATCGTCCACGACCAAAACACGAACCGAACGGGTTTGAGGTGTCGTCTGTGAGGATGGAGTAGCCATGGTTTCCTGTCTGTTACATCGGCCGTCCGCTGAGAAAGCTTGAATGCCCCTCCATGCGATCGACCGTACACCGCAGATTCAGGCTGCTTTACTTGTCGGCGGTTTCTCCTGACTGAGATGAAACGACAGTTTCTCCCCTAACATCTTGGCGTCGAACTTCGTGATGTAGTCCGAGGCGCCGACCGATTTGCCCTTTTCCATGTTACAGGCGCCCGTCAAGGAGGAATGGAGCATCACGGGTAAGTGCGCCAGTCTCGGATCCGCGCGAATGTGTTTCGTCAAGGTGAACCCGTCCATTTCCGGCATCTCGATATCGCTCAAAATGCAGTGGATCTGATCGACGCATGGTTTACCTTCCGCGGTGGCTTGGTCCGCAAGCGCCTGCAGTTTCGTCCAGGCTTCCCCGCCGGTCGTGGCCATGATGTACGACATCTCGAGACGCTCCAGTGCTTTACGAATTTGCGTCCGCGCCACCGAGGAATCGTCGGCAAACAACATACATTTCGATTTCAGTGCCGGGGTCACCACCATTCCCGCGAACACTTCATCGTCCGAGCGGGGACAGATATCATGCAGTACTTTCTCCACGTCGAGAATCAGCACCATCCGGCCATTGTCCAACATCGTCACGGCCGTGACCGCGCCTTTGTTGTTTTCCCTGACGATCGCCGGGGGAGTTTTGATCGCGGCCCATGAGAAGCGAATGATGCGATCGACGCCGGAGACGAGAAATCCCTGCAGGCTTCCGTTGTATTCGGAGACGATCAGGTAGGGATGTGAGACCCGCGGTCCCCCCTCGGTCCCCTCTGCCGTCTCCATTCCCAATCCCAAGCTGCGTTTGAGACCCACCACGGGTACCATGATCCCGCGGATGTTGGCCATGCCCACGATACGGCTGTCCGCTTCCGGAATCTGGGTGAGCGCCGGCAGTTTCATGACCTCACGGACCTTGAAGACGTTGATGCCGTAGATTTCATTCGTTCCCAGCTTAAACAACAACAGTTCCATCTGATTGGCACCGGCCAACCTGGTCCGCGCATCGATTTCATTGATGAGATTCGACATGACTCCTCCGATCTCGCGCGTCGTCGTCCTTCCCTCGTGCCGCTCAGGAGGGCACGAGGCGCATTCCGCCCCACGGCCAGTCCGCAGCGTTTTTACAGCCTTAGTGACGGTTACGTGGCCATCCCGGCGGTGTGCCAGGCCTGTGCATTCTGAACCAATTCCGCGGTGTCGAGAATGAGCACCACCTTGCCTTCA
Proteins encoded in this region:
- a CDS encoding Chemotaxis response regulator protein-glutamate methylesterase CheB, which gives rise to MATPSSQTTPQTRSVRVLVVDDSAFMRKSLTGMLEGDKQIQVVGVARNGEEAIQQVQQLKPDVVTMDVEMPGMTGLQALQHIMAKHPVPVVMVSSITTEGAQETLQALEWGAVDFVPKQLDGVASKIADIQAQLISKVLTARHIGGKLKKVPMTGLAKIGAPPVKALSSFAVSVTRGTKLIAIGCSTGGPQALFEIMPMIPADCPAGIVIVQHMPKSFTKTFADRLNNLCALEVREAVEGDEVRPGRVLVAPGGVQLRVAKKTITSTVVSLAPNVEHHPHAPSVDIMLKSVATLYGERSIGVILTGMGHDGLEGMKAIKAANGRTIAQDEASCVVYGMPKAVVEAGCAEKVVSLPNVIGEIMNMV
- a CDS encoding Chemotaxis protein CheV, which produces MSNLINEIDARTRLAGANQMELLLFKLGTNEIYGINVFKVREVMKLPALTQIPEADSRIVGMANIRGIMVPVVGLKRSLGLGMETAEGTEGGPRVSHPYLIVSEYNGSLQGFLVSGVDRIIRFSWAAIKTPPAIVRENNKGAVTAVTMLDNGRMVLILDVEKVLHDICPRSDDEVFAGMVVTPALKSKCMLFADDSSVARTQIRKALERLEMSYIMATTGGEAWTKLQALADQATAEGKPCVDQIHCILSDIEMPEMDGFTLTKHIRADPRLAHLPVMLHSSLTGACNMEKGKSVGASDYITKFDAKMLGEKLSFHLSQEKPPTSKAA
- a CDS encoding Methyl-accepting chemotaxis sensor/transducer protein, producing MGTMMKNMTIGPKFVLSISAVSILVIMLGLFLLYQQEEAKMDTMLAGRSNIVSTQIMIGRAYITQNYVAKVKKSKAGGEIQVLKDHTGVPDAIPFPATAVREMGEEATRTGMYSVRLVSQNPMNPANTPKDNFENEAIRAIMAGAESYARRDDVNGVQTFRRAVVDKASSAACLSCHTNNQVGETLGMLSLSLPMAEAVALSNRSMWQTGGLMAGMVVIIMLVTYFLLRNIVLKPLARMSEISKDIAKGEGDLTKRVPCEGNDEIAHMGGYFNEFIEKLQQMIKKVAHVTDKVASASVELSATAEEISKGTDTLTSRASQTAAAVEEMNATVGQVAQNSGKAASLAQDTVKTAQDGGTVVSSTISGMQQLSDAVTNSATIISELGKSSDQIGEIVRTIEDIADQTNLLALNAAIEAARAGEQGRGFAVVADEVRKLAERTTKATKEIGDMIRQIQHDTRGAVDSMQQGTQKVTAGVDLVNKTGEALSQIVRMVSESADMIRQIAVASEEQSVATQQIASDIEQVAKVTKESSSGAHESAKASQDLSQLAVELQGIVGGFKI